A genomic stretch from Candidatus Ozemobacteraceae bacterium includes:
- a CDS encoding sigma-70 family RNA polymerase sigma factor, protein MPEKKKRQPAEIPGKTDAEPKKRGRRGVAQETPVELPVPSKPEEEDAEELPPPPEDVNEPDVDEEEERQSIFDDSVKLYLQRLSKLSLATREEELDFAARAKAGDPEAKQALVEANLRLVVSIAKKYTNRGLLFLDLIQEGNLGLLRSVEKFNYELGYKFSTYSTWWIRQAITRALAEQSRVIRIPVYIMEIVNKVRKTTRTFSQEHGREPTIEEISKCSGLPIEKIEEVIRQTQEPVSLGLTVSNKEDSTLENFIPDTDAASPEEAVVDTLLKEQIENVLSSLSDRERRVIQLRFGIDTGVPRSLEEIGRIMDITRERVRQIEEKALKKLRTAGAHLKDYYNR, encoded by the coding sequence ATGCCTGAGAAGAAAAAACGACAGCCCGCCGAGATCCCCGGCAAGACCGACGCCGAACCGAAGAAACGCGGCCGGCGCGGCGTCGCTCAGGAAACGCCGGTCGAGCTTCCCGTTCCTTCAAAACCCGAAGAGGAGGACGCCGAGGAACTGCCTCCGCCGCCCGAAGACGTCAACGAGCCCGATGTCGACGAAGAGGAAGAGCGGCAGTCCATTTTTGACGACTCGGTCAAACTCTATCTCCAGCGTCTCAGCAAACTCTCGCTCGCAACCCGGGAGGAGGAACTCGATTTCGCCGCCCGCGCGAAGGCGGGCGATCCCGAGGCGAAACAGGCGCTCGTCGAAGCCAACCTGCGGCTCGTCGTCAGCATCGCCAAAAAATACACGAATCGCGGCCTGCTGTTCCTCGATCTGATCCAGGAAGGCAATCTCGGTCTGCTGCGGTCCGTCGAAAAATTCAACTACGAGCTCGGCTACAAATTCTCGACCTACTCCACCTGGTGGATCCGACAGGCCATCACCCGCGCACTCGCCGAACAGTCGCGCGTCATCAGAATTCCCGTCTATATCATGGAGATCGTGAACAAGGTCCGCAAGACCACCCGCACGTTTTCCCAGGAACACGGCCGGGAGCCGACCATCGAGGAAATCTCGAAGTGCAGCGGCCTGCCGATCGAGAAAATCGAGGAAGTCATCAGGCAGACCCAGGAGCCCGTTTCGCTCGGGTTGACGGTCAGCAACAAGGAAGACAGCACTCTCGAAAACTTCATTCCCGACACGGACGCCGCGAGTCCCGAAGAAGCCGTCGTCGACACTCTCCTCAAGGAACAGATCGAAAACGTTCTCAGCTCCCTCTCCGACCGGGAGCGTCGGGTCATCCAGCTGCGGTTCGGCATCGATACGGGCGTTCCGCGCTCCCTGGAAGAGATCGGCCGCATCATGGACATCACGCGCGAGCGCGTCCGCCAGATCGAGGAGAAGGCCCTGAAAAAACTCAGGACCGCCGGCGCCCATCTCAAGGACTATTATAACCGCTGA
- a CDS encoding acetyl-CoA carboxylase carboxyltransferase subunit alpha, producing the protein MARDLEFERPILELEKQLIELQETSVGGHIDLSKEINAIADKIRSVRAEIFKGLEPWQVTQVARHIDRPSTLDYAKLLCGDEFVEMHGDRLFGDDPAIVGGPALIGGHRVVLIGHQKGHDTDENLHRNFGMPHPEGYRKALRLMKFAQRFNLPVVVLIDTPGAFPGIGAEERGQSEAIARNLAEMSQISVPILCFVIGEGGSGGALALGVGDRVFMLEYAIYSVISAEGCAAILWKDAAKAKDAAAALKIRSENLLELGIIDGILPEPLGGAHREPQVTAEAIRRAIDEHLPRLLKMSPAELIEKRYAKFRAMGQFRVAQDAIDA; encoded by the coding sequence ATGGCGCGTGACCTGGAATTCGAACGGCCGATCCTCGAACTCGAAAAACAGCTCATCGAACTGCAGGAAACCTCCGTTGGCGGGCATATCGACCTTTCGAAGGAAATCAATGCGATTGCCGACAAGATCCGTTCCGTTCGGGCCGAAATTTTCAAGGGCCTCGAACCGTGGCAGGTGACGCAGGTCGCCCGCCACATCGACAGGCCTTCGACGCTCGATTACGCGAAACTGCTCTGCGGCGACGAATTCGTCGAGATGCACGGCGACCGCCTGTTCGGCGACGATCCGGCGATCGTCGGAGGTCCGGCCCTCATCGGCGGCCATCGCGTCGTGCTGATCGGCCACCAGAAAGGCCATGACACCGACGAGAACCTGCATCGCAACTTCGGCATGCCGCATCCCGAGGGATATCGCAAGGCATTGCGGCTGATGAAGTTCGCCCAGCGGTTCAACCTGCCGGTCGTCGTCCTCATCGACACGCCCGGCGCGTTCCCCGGCATCGGCGCCGAAGAACGCGGCCAGAGCGAGGCGATCGCCCGGAATCTCGCCGAAATGTCCCAGATTTCGGTGCCCATCCTCTGCTTCGTCATCGGCGAGGGCGGAAGCGGCGGGGCGCTCGCGCTCGGGGTCGGCGACCGCGTGTTCATGCTCGAATACGCTATCTACTCGGTCATTTCGGCCGAAGGGTGCGCCGCGATTCTCTGGAAGGACGCGGCGAAGGCGAAGGATGCCGCCGCCGCCCTGAAAATTCGGTCTGAAAATCTTCTCGAATTGGGTATAATAGACGGCATACTCCCCGAACCCCTGGGAGGAGCGCACCGCGAACCGCAGGTCACGGCTGAGGCCATCCGCCGCGCCATCGACGAGCATCTTCCGCGGCTCTTGAAGATGTCGCCCGCCGAGCTGATCGAGAAGCGGTACGCCAAGTTCAGGGCCATGGGACAATTCCGTGTCGCACAGGACGCCATCGATGCCTGA
- the accD gene encoding acetyl-CoA carboxylase, carboxyltransferase subunit beta has protein sequence MNFLERLIGPRKSEVPSELWEKCPSCGAVLITKDLARALYICSKCDQHLRMPIWDRIALLTDGSSFVETDREVESVDPLSFVDTAPYPERLKKAFKKTDSFDAVTIGEGRLDGRPVLLGVMDFEFMGGSMGSVVGEKITRLLERAAQTRIPAIVVSASGGARMQEGIFSLMQMAKTSAAVARMNAANVPYISILTDPTTGGVSASFASLGDINIAEPGALIGFAGPRVIEQTIRQKLPDGFQRAEFLLAHGMVDMVVHRRTLKQTISRFLNIVLGPAEVQHGA, from the coding sequence ATGAATTTCCTCGAGAGGCTGATTGGCCCGCGAAAGTCGGAGGTTCCCTCCGAACTGTGGGAAAAATGCCCTTCATGCGGCGCGGTTCTCATCACCAAAGATCTCGCGCGCGCCCTGTACATCTGTTCGAAGTGCGATCAACACCTGCGCATGCCGATCTGGGACCGCATCGCCCTCCTGACGGACGGTTCCTCGTTCGTCGAGACCGATCGCGAGGTCGAATCCGTCGACCCCCTGTCGTTCGTCGATACCGCCCCCTATCCGGAGCGCCTGAAAAAGGCCTTCAAGAAAACCGACTCATTCGACGCCGTCACGATCGGCGAAGGCCGTCTCGACGGCCGTCCCGTCCTCCTCGGCGTCATGGATTTCGAATTCATGGGCGGAAGCATGGGATCGGTGGTCGGCGAGAAGATTACCAGACTTCTCGAAAGGGCCGCGCAGACGCGGATTCCCGCGATCGTCGTCTCGGCCTCGGGCGGGGCCCGCATGCAGGAAGGGATCTTCTCGCTGATGCAGATGGCGAAAACCTCCGCGGCCGTCGCACGCATGAACGCGGCGAACGTTCCCTACATTTCCATCCTCACCGACCCGACGACGGGCGGCGTTTCCGCGAGCTTCGCGAGCCTCGGCGACATCAACATCGCCGAGCCGGGCGCCCTGATCGGCTTTGCCGGCCCGCGCGTCATCGAACAGACGATCCGCCAGAAGCTGCCCGATGGATTCCAGCGTGCGGAATTTCTCCTCGCTCATGGGATGGTGGATATGGTCGTCCACAGGCGGACCTTGAAACAGACGATTTCCCGTTTCCTCAACATCGTTCTCGGCCCCGCGGAGGTGCAGCATGGCGCGTGA
- a CDS encoding fibronectin type III domain-containing protein, with amino-acid sequence MKLFKTLPIRSVTFFVFVLAAAITSLGCSDSTNESGSTGNPLGAYQQSGTSTSLPTNGQTTGVGVIDSPIVSVPGDGENTDHTNAPLLNNYHPGWQQGDCFGCHTDQSRIPDHSYADTSLCYLCHGTNGLPGFDDKTPPIVKGIVANTTPYSVTIRWTTDEPCISRLIVRTKEGDRLEFPVSTEYVTSHKYTVNGLLANTTYSYEIIATDKNRNVTSTASMATLNFTTLAATTTTTTTTGTTTGSPSQEFFGEIKVEDIKEFTAKISWTTKTASTCTLYRKYTMGNITSQETPIKFSTPATTFSVEPNFSYTKMDYTVYVIAKDAENVEYTSKEVTFTLKKP; translated from the coding sequence ATGAAGCTATTCAAGACGCTGCCTATACGCTCCGTCACGTTCTTCGTTTTCGTCCTGGCGGCTGCAATAACGTCCCTGGGGTGTTCCGACAGTACGAACGAGAGCGGTTCCACCGGCAACCCTCTCGGCGCCTACCAGCAGTCGGGCACCTCGACCTCCCTGCCGACCAACGGCCAGACCACCGGCGTGGGCGTGATCGACTCGCCGATCGTCAGCGTTCCGGGCGACGGGGAAAACACGGACCATACCAACGCCCCCCTCCTGAACAATTACCACCCCGGATGGCAGCAGGGGGACTGCTTCGGTTGCCACACCGACCAGAGCCGCATTCCCGACCACAGTTATGCCGACACCAGCCTCTGTTATCTGTGCCACGGCACGAACGGGCTTCCCGGCTTCGACGACAAGACGCCGCCCATCGTGAAGGGGATCGTCGCGAACACCACCCCGTACTCCGTCACCATCCGCTGGACCACCGACGAACCCTGCATCAGCCGCCTGATCGTCCGGACCAAGGAGGGAGACCGCCTCGAGTTTCCCGTCAGCACGGAATACGTGACCTCGCATAAGTATACGGTGAACGGGCTTCTCGCCAATACGACCTACTCGTACGAGATCATCGCGACCGACAAGAACCGGAACGTGACCAGCACGGCATCCATGGCAACGCTGAACTTTACGACGCTCGCGGCGACGACGACCACGACCACCACGACGGGCACGACGACCGGCTCGCCCTCCCAGGAGTTTTTCGGCGAGATCAAGGTCGAAGACATCAAGGAATTCACCGCCAAGATCAGCTGGACGACCAAAACGGCTTCCACCTGCACCCTCTATCGAAAATATACCATGGGCAATATCACCTCCCAGGAAACCCCGATCAAGTTCTCGACGCCCGCCACGACCTTCTCGGTCGAACCAAACTTCTCGTATACGAAAATGGATTACACCGTCTACGTGATCGCGAAGGATGCGGAAAATGTCGAATACACATCGAAGGAAGTGACATTCACCCTCAAGAAACCCTGA
- the lspA gene encoding signal peptidase II: MKKITDFALWSIATAGTALLVALVYPLFLLKNITYYLRAPSVLLYAAIFFVLDRVTKLAILANTGELPIPVIKQFFTLTFVKNPGVAFGWFPDWKLPPILMALVMVIIITYYSFQLPAKERLTRWSLALLVGGALGNLYDRVIYGYVVDFFLFHLWKFDFPVFNVADIAIDLGVFLLFVDIFMLSQDEQQSEVEEADPAPLMA, translated from the coding sequence ATGAAGAAAATCACCGATTTCGCCCTGTGGAGCATTGCAACGGCGGGCACCGCCCTGCTGGTTGCCCTCGTGTATCCGCTGTTCCTCCTGAAGAATATCACGTATTATCTCCGGGCCCCGTCCGTTCTTCTGTACGCCGCCATTTTTTTTGTGCTCGACCGCGTCACCAAACTCGCCATCCTCGCCAATACCGGCGAACTGCCGATCCCGGTGATCAAGCAGTTCTTCACGCTCACGTTCGTGAAGAATCCCGGCGTCGCGTTCGGCTGGTTCCCCGACTGGAAGCTGCCGCCGATTCTGATGGCCCTCGTGATGGTCATCATCATCACCTATTACAGCTTCCAGCTGCCTGCAAAGGAGCGTCTCACGCGCTGGTCGCTCGCCCTGCTGGTCGGCGGGGCGCTGGGCAATCTTTACGACAGGGTGATCTACGGCTACGTCGTGGACTTTTTCCTGTTTCATCTCTGGAAATTTGATTTCCCGGTCTTCAACGTAGCCGACATCGCGATCGACCTAGGGGTCTTCCTCCTGTTCGTGGATATTTTCATGCTGAGTCAGGACGAACAGCAGAGCGAGGTGGAAGAGGCGGATCCGGCACCGCTCATGGCCTGA
- a CDS encoding prolipoprotein diacylglyceryl transferase gives MKPILLATPWFNVYSYGLFLAIGYTIATFWIIREAVRNGMPGETIFDMLLLQLVVGVFGARLLYVSEYGVGTGPGAGFFAFERGGLTFYGAVISSFAFDILYLKWLRLPFWRVMDAVGFGLPLGIAIARLGCFFNGCCHGIETGQPWGVVFPRVGYTPVHPTQIYESIACLGLFVTLQLLRRRRRAYGEVILATLGGYGILRFFIEFWRGDNPIFAFHMTLSQVLGIVIALCAAAGIALLRQRTDMLIIPSGAAVEITSKSSPTGEIEPKQSDSSGNAPRE, from the coding sequence ATGAAACCGATCCTCCTCGCCACGCCCTGGTTCAATGTCTACAGCTACGGGCTGTTTCTCGCGATCGGCTATACGATCGCCACCTTCTGGATCATCCGCGAAGCCGTCAGGAACGGCATGCCCGGTGAAACCATCTTCGACATGCTCCTGCTCCAGCTCGTCGTCGGCGTCTTCGGTGCGCGCCTGCTCTACGTATCCGAATACGGCGTCGGAACCGGCCCCGGAGCCGGATTTTTCGCGTTCGAGCGGGGAGGGTTGACCTTTTACGGAGCGGTCATCAGCAGTTTCGCGTTCGACATCCTGTATCTGAAATGGCTCCGCCTGCCGTTCTGGCGGGTGATGGACGCGGTCGGGTTCGGTCTGCCGCTCGGCATCGCGATCGCCCGCCTCGGCTGTTTCTTCAACGGGTGCTGTCACGGGATCGAGACCGGCCAGCCCTGGGGGGTCGTCTTCCCCCGGGTCGGCTACACCCCCGTACATCCCACCCAGATCTACGAATCCATCGCCTGTCTCGGGCTGTTCGTCACCCTTCAGCTGCTGCGGCGAAGGCGGCGGGCATACGGGGAAGTCATTCTCGCCACTCTCGGCGGATACGGCATCCTCCGGTTCTTCATCGAGTTCTGGCGGGGCGACAACCCGATCTTCGCCTTCCACATGACGCTGTCGCAGGTGCTCGGCATCGTCATCGCCCTTTGCGCCGCGGCCGGGATCGCCCTTTTGCGGCAGAGAACGGACATGCTCATCATCCCGTCGGGCGCGGCCGTCGAGATCACCTCGAAGTCCTCCCCCACCGGCGAGATCGAGCCGAAACAGTCGGACTCCTCCGGGAACGCTCCCCGAGAGTGA
- the lgt gene encoding prolipoprotein diacylglyceryl transferase → MFGFQIHPYGILLALAFAGGIGLALFHGRRLGITPERIIDLAIVFMFSAMFGSRVLYIILYPQQFESVWAWFALTRGGLVFYGGFLATAPAVILFGLHHRISLRILGDLIAPCLAIGHTVGRIGCFVNGCCYGAPTELPWGCRFATAGDTLARHPTQLYEAAFLCTALVTTHLLLTKRATTGKPAAGFIWGGYMTSYGLFRFMIEFLRDDDRGGFFTPLHLSISQLVGLGAVAAGLIWLFICSRRAPPASPAGFSGTNGAITT, encoded by the coding sequence ATGTTCGGCTTCCAGATCCATCCCTACGGCATTCTCCTCGCGCTGGCGTTCGCCGGAGGCATCGGGCTGGCGCTTTTCCACGGCAGACGACTCGGCATCACCCCGGAACGTATCATTGACCTCGCGATCGTGTTCATGTTCTCCGCGATGTTCGGCTCGAGAGTGCTGTATATCATCCTCTATCCGCAACAGTTCGAGAGCGTCTGGGCCTGGTTCGCGCTCACCCGCGGGGGACTCGTCTTCTACGGGGGGTTTCTCGCGACCGCGCCGGCGGTGATCCTGTTCGGCCTCCATCACCGCATCAGCCTGAGAATCCTCGGCGACCTCATCGCCCCGTGCCTGGCCATCGGCCACACCGTTGGCCGGATCGGCTGTTTCGTCAACGGGTGCTGCTACGGCGCGCCGACCGAGCTGCCCTGGGGCTGCAGGTTCGCAACCGCCGGCGACACGCTGGCGAGGCATCCGACGCAGCTGTACGAGGCTGCGTTTCTTTGTACGGCGCTGGTCACGACGCATCTTCTGCTGACGAAGCGGGCGACAACGGGAAAGCCGGCCGCTGGTTTCATCTGGGGAGGATACATGACGTCGTACGGCCTGTTCCGATTCATGATAGAATTTCTTCGCGACGATGATCGGGGCGGCTTCTTCACCCCGCTGCATCTGTCGATATCCCAGCTGGTCGGTCTCGGCGCCGTGGCGGCAGGTCTCATCTGGCTCTTCATCTGCTCGCGTCGGGCACCGCCGGCCTCGCCGGCCGGTTTTTCCGGCACGAATGGAGCGATCACGACATGA
- a CDS encoding RluA family pseudouridine synthase: MTPILEFTLAPEAKGERLDAALAGRTGNLSRTALQELIKSGAVTVDGRAAKPSQKMKGGESIRVELPEESAPETIAATPLRFPIVFEDEHLVVVDKPAGLVVHPGAGHESESVVSGLLSRMSLSPVGAPLRPGVVHRLDKATSGLMVLAKNEKTHRKLTKAFAGRTVTKEYLALVQGRIKDERGRIEVAIERDRLHRKRMKATYGERGRMAVSSFEVVERMRGATLVRVRIETGRTHQIRVHMAFLGHPLLGDVLYGGRRFEGKAIHYLHSAKLSMSHPVTGKHLTWEQPVPPAFAAIITHLRGAPGT, translated from the coding sequence ATGACCCCGATTCTCGAATTCACCCTCGCCCCCGAAGCGAAAGGCGAACGGCTCGACGCGGCGCTGGCCGGCAGGACGGGCAACCTTTCCCGCACGGCCCTCCAGGAGTTGATCAAAAGCGGGGCCGTCACGGTCGACGGCAGAGCGGCGAAGCCCAGCCAGAAAATGAAAGGCGGCGAGTCCATCCGCGTGGAACTGCCGGAAGAGTCGGCGCCCGAGACGATCGCGGCCACGCCGCTTCGATTTCCGATCGTGTTCGAGGATGAGCATCTCGTCGTCGTCGACAAACCAGCCGGCCTCGTCGTTCACCCCGGCGCGGGCCACGAGTCGGAAAGCGTCGTTTCCGGCCTTCTGAGCCGCATGTCGCTGAGCCCCGTCGGCGCTCCGTTGCGCCCCGGCGTGGTTCATCGCCTCGACAAGGCCACGAGCGGGCTGATGGTGCTCGCGAAAAACGAAAAGACGCACCGCAAGCTCACGAAGGCGTTCGCCGGCAGAACCGTGACCAAGGAATATCTGGCGCTGGTCCAAGGTCGCATCAAGGACGAGCGGGGCCGGATCGAGGTCGCCATCGAGCGCGACAGGCTCCACCGCAAGCGCATGAAGGCCACCTACGGCGAGCGCGGCCGGATGGCGGTCAGCTCGTTCGAGGTCGTCGAACGGATGCGCGGGGCAACCCTCGTGCGCGTCCGGATCGAAACGGGGCGAACCCATCAGATCCGCGTTCATATGGCGTTTCTCGGGCATCCCCTTCTCGGTGACGTGTTATATGGCGGCCGCCGGTTCGAGGGGAAAGCCATCCATTACCTTCACAGTGCGAAACTTTCGATGTCACACCCGGTCACGGGAAAGCACCTGACCTGGGAGCAGCCGGTTCCCCCGGCGTTCGCGGCGATCATCACCCATCTTCGCGGCGCACCGGGAACCTGA
- a CDS encoding HAMP domain-containing protein, which translates to MSKHRRRTYLIKSGLQLRYMGIIVSTMLLVAFGVGWIIYYTSWNRIITTPDLTIDRLAEIFDGVNRALLQWVAVFAVAIATLSVFVSHKIAGPVYRLERSAKAIASGDLTQSVKLRHGDELADLQDAFNTMSESLRKMVAKDREVISRLVTAGNRLNEQLQKKKHDTESIEAVARDLYGVIEELRQVTAGFKIDRDLPIEGGSNDAAAPNGTA; encoded by the coding sequence ATGAGCAAGCATCGAAGGCGCACGTATCTGATCAAGTCCGGCCTGCAGCTCCGCTACATGGGAATCATCGTTTCGACGATGCTGCTGGTGGCATTCGGCGTCGGCTGGATCATCTATTACACCTCGTGGAACCGCATCATCACGACGCCCGACCTGACGATCGACAGGCTGGCCGAGATTTTCGACGGGGTCAACCGGGCCCTGCTTCAGTGGGTGGCCGTGTTCGCCGTCGCCATCGCGACGCTCTCGGTGTTCGTCTCGCACAAGATCGCCGGACCGGTCTACCGGCTCGAACGCTCGGCCAAGGCCATCGCCTCTGGCGACCTGACGCAGAGTGTCAAGCTGCGGCACGGCGACGAACTGGCCGACCTGCAGGACGCATTCAACACGATGAGCGAGTCGTTGCGAAAGATGGTCGCGAAAGACCGCGAAGTGATCTCGCGGCTCGTGACGGCAGGCAACCGGCTCAACGAGCAACTGCAGAAGAAAAAGCACGACACCGAGTCGATCGAAGCCGTCGCCCGCGATCTGTACGGCGTTATTGAGGAACTCCGCCAGGTGACCGCCGGCTTCAAGATCGACCGCGACCTCCCGATCGAGGGCGGCTCGAACGACGCCGCCGCGCCGAACGGCACGGCCTGA
- a CDS encoding NAD-binding protein, with product MEHKRFFTTLVLFVLLLGCGTLGYRVIEGPQWTALDGLFMTVITLATVGYGEVHPLSPAGRLFTILLLITGAGLMAYTVTALGQFVVEGKLREIWGKRRMKDRINGLKHHFIVCGAGNTGLAVVHNLLGKQTPIVVIDSNPKVVEELIEEQIPAIEGDATADETLIEGGLKRAAGLVTALPHDADNVFVTLTAKGINPDVFVVSTAGQLESAPKLKRAGANYVVTPAIIAGARMAAVLMRPSVVDFVDATMAGDDQGLQMEEFRIKDGSFLAQKALKDSDIRKRSGAIIVSVRRGEKTIINPEPGYVFDAGDILVALGTSEQVMRIGELATIPEKV from the coding sequence ATGGAGCACAAACGGTTTTTCACCACGCTCGTGCTGTTCGTTCTTCTGCTGGGGTGCGGCACGCTCGGGTACAGGGTCATCGAAGGGCCGCAATGGACGGCCCTCGACGGTCTGTTCATGACGGTCATCACCCTCGCGACGGTCGGCTACGGCGAAGTTCATCCGCTGAGCCCGGCGGGGCGGCTCTTCACGATCCTGCTTCTCATCACGGGCGCCGGCCTGATGGCGTACACCGTCACGGCGCTCGGTCAGTTCGTCGTGGAAGGCAAGTTACGGGAAATCTGGGGGAAACGGCGCATGAAAGATCGCATCAACGGTCTCAAGCATCATTTTATCGTCTGCGGAGCCGGCAACACCGGTCTCGCCGTCGTTCACAACCTGCTGGGGAAGCAGACGCCGATCGTCGTGATCGACTCGAACCCCAAGGTGGTCGAGGAGCTCATCGAGGAGCAGATTCCCGCCATCGAAGGGGATGCGACGGCCGACGAGACGCTGATCGAAGGCGGACTGAAGCGCGCGGCCGGTCTCGTGACGGCTCTGCCGCACGACGCCGACAACGTCTTCGTGACGCTGACGGCGAAGGGAATCAACCCCGACGTTTTCGTCGTCTCCACCGCCGGCCAGCTCGAATCCGCGCCGAAACTGAAGCGCGCCGGCGCGAACTACGTCGTGACTCCTGCCATCATCGCCGGAGCGCGCATGGCCGCCGTGCTGATGCGGCCATCCGTCGTCGATTTCGTCGATGCCACCATGGCCGGCGACGACCAGGGGCTCCAGATGGAGGAGTTCAGGATCAAGGACGGCTCGTTTCTTGCGCAGAAGGCCCTCAAGGATTCGGATATCCGGAAACGTTCCGGCGCCATCATCGTTTCCGTGCGGCGAGGCGAGAAAACGATCATCAACCCTGAGCCCGGATACGTGTTCGATGCCGGCGACATCCTCGTCGCGCTCGGAACGTCGGAACAGGTCATGCGTATCGGCGAACTGGCGACGATTCCCGAGAAAGTCTGA
- a CDS encoding M50 family metallopeptidase: MNGPGLDLTQAPLPAGSDPAGRLPLAGMGIPVVLFVLSLVFWDSILVFPFKILTVFFHELSHGLAAVVTGGSIEGISLSTDQSGFCITRGGSRWLVLTAGYLGSLLWGAALLLAAARTRHDRAITQFLGAGMLIITALYVRSLFGFLFCAAFGGALLYLGKNGSELFCDQFLRYLGLTSCYYVLIDIKSDLIDRTIPISDAYRLAEMWHLPPMLVGIGWLGLALFISWKTIKAARTV; the protein is encoded by the coding sequence GTGAACGGGCCCGGCCTCGACCTGACGCAGGCGCCGCTCCCCGCCGGATCGGATCCGGCGGGGCGGCTCCCCCTGGCAGGCATGGGGATTCCCGTCGTCCTGTTCGTGTTGTCGCTGGTGTTCTGGGACAGCATCCTGGTGTTCCCGTTCAAGATCCTGACGGTGTTCTTCCACGAGCTTTCCCACGGTCTCGCGGCCGTCGTGACCGGCGGTTCGATCGAGGGCATCTCGCTTTCGACGGACCAGAGCGGCTTCTGCATCACGCGCGGCGGCAGCCGGTGGCTGGTCCTGACAGCCGGGTATCTGGGCAGTCTGCTGTGGGGCGCGGCGCTTCTCCTGGCGGCGGCCCGCACCCGCCACGACCGGGCGATCACGCAGTTCCTCGGCGCTGGCATGCTCATTATCACGGCGCTCTACGTGCGGAGCCTGTTCGGTTTCCTGTTCTGCGCCGCGTTCGGAGGCGCCCTTCTCTATCTCGGGAAGAACGGCAGCGAACTTTTCTGCGACCAGTTTCTCCGGTATCTGGGACTGACCTCGTGCTATTATGTACTTATCGATATTAAATCAGACCTCATAGACAGGACGATCCCGATCTCGGACGCGTACAGACTGGCCGAGATGTGGCACCTTCCGCCCATGCTCGTCGGCATCGGCTGGCTCGGACTGGCGCTGTTCATCTCATGGAAAACGATCAAGGCGGCCCGGACGGTTTGA